The Polyangium mundeleinium genome contains the following window.
GAGCCGACAGGAGCGAGCGGTCGAGATGCTCATGCTTGGCTGCCCAGCGGAAGATGGCGAAGCTCTTGCGCCGCGAACGCCATCCTCGCTCGGGGGCCTCGGCTCCTATCGTCGCTTCCACGAGCGCCGCGCGCACGGTCGGGCCCAAGCCGGGATGGACGAGCGCGCAAGCAAATGCGTCATGCGCGTCATACACGCGTTTCGCTCGTGCGGCCCGAGGCGTATCCGTCGGATATGCGTTCTGCGCGGCGGCGAGCACCGAGGCCGCCGGAAAGTACCCGCGAGAGGACAACAAGAGCCGAGCGAGCTTCGCGGGAGGTCGTGGGAAAAGCCCGGGCCAGACAGGCTCACCAGGCGCCCCCTGGGCCCTACGCACGAGAAAGGACACGTCCGCGTCGTCGTGCGGCGGAAGAGGCCCTGATGGAGGAAATGTCGTCGTCGCCAAGAAGGACGAGAGATCCATCAAGGATACCGATGCCCCGCCGGCAATGCCTCCTCCACGAATGCATGCCCCTTCAAGAGCGCGGGGTCCCCGAGGCGAAGAGCGCGGAATTGGCTTCCCATGCGGGAAGGAGTCTCGTCCGGTCGCGTATTCGTGTCAACGCGTTCGTTGCATGCGGCAGCGCCTCGCCGGAACGCGGGCGCGTGAGCGGCGGCGGCAACGAGGTCGTCGGCGGCTCGGCCGTCGCGTCTCGGGCGCATCGCTCATGCCTGCCATTTGTTGACGTCCCTACGACGATCGGGCACGCTGGCGTTTCGACGCAAAGGACAAGGAAAGCCATGGATCAGATCATTCGCAGGGGATGGGGTCGTGCGACGCTCGTCGCCGTCGCGCTCACGATGTTCGGGTGCGCCGCCAGCGGTACCGGAGGCTCGGGTGGGGAGGGTGGAGAGGGCGGGGAGGACGATGGTTGGGGGAATGGCGGCGGCGGCGCGGGCGGCGGCGGCGCGGGCGGCAGCGGCGGCGCGGGCGGCGGCGGCCCGATGACCGGACCCAAGCGCATTTTCATCACCAAGACAACCTACAACGGAAACCTCGCCAAAGCGGGCAATGCTGCGACCGGAATCGCAGGCGGAGACAACCTCTGCAAGCTCGCCGCAGACGCGGCGAACCTCGGGGGCACGTGGAAGGCGTGGCTGTCGGACGCGAATACCAATGCGATCGATCGACTCACCGAAGTAGGCCCGTGGCACACCATCGACCTGTCGAAGGTCATCTTCAACAACAAGTCCAACATCATCACGGGGCCCCTCACGTCGATCGGGTACGACGAGAACGGGGACACGTTGGGAGGCGAGTACGGCGCCTGGACAGGGACGATGAACGACGGCAAAAAGGACCCCGAGTACGTGACCGATTGTGTCAACTGGACGAACGGCACCAATACAGGGGAAGGTTGGACCGGCCTCGGCTCGAGCGACAACGCAAACCATTGGACGGAGTATTATCTCAAGCCGTGCCAATCCTTGTACCATCTCTATTGCTTCGAGCAGTGAGCGTGACGGGCTGCGCCTTGCTCTTGGCGTTCGCCACGGCGAGGTCCAGCGAGTCTTGCATTCGTCGTCGCTGCCAGGGCAATCCGAGGTCGTGATTCACCCGGGCGCAGTTGCCGAAAGCGTCACACGGGCGGCACGCACAGGACGAGGAGCTGCACGAGGAGGAAAAGCGGTCCACGGCGGCGCATGCAATCGAGGACACCGAAGGCATGGGGCCGGGGGCAAGTTTCTACCGACCCACCTCACGACCCGCCGCGGGCAGCGCCCGCTGCCGCTCGCCGCGTCCGCATTCGCGTCCGCCACCGCATCCACCGTTGCCCTCGCGTCTCCAAACGTCCCGACACCCGCGCGTCACCGTGACTCGCCCCTGTTCGAGTCTTCGAACACCCGCGCGTCACGCTCTCCTCCGGCTCTCCGAAGCTTCGAACACCCTCGCGTCACGTTTCCCAGCGCCCGTTGGAACGACCGATCCCCCGCGCGTCACCGTCTCCACCGGCTCTCCAAACGTTCGATCACCGACGCGTCATCGTGACGCGAGGGTGTTCGAACGTTCGAACACCCTCGCGTCACCGTCTCCCGCGACCCCTCGAACGCCCCAACACCCTCGCGCGCCCGAAACCTGCGGGTCCTCCATGGACTTTTCCGTCGGGCGTTCAGCGGAAGCGGAAGCGGAAGCGGGGGCGGGGGCGGGGCAGCAGACGAAATCGGGTTGTGTACCGTTGTTGAGGAGCCTTGTGGGCCTTGCCGGGTGTGGCGGCCGCCATGGCGGAGGGGATGCGGGCGCGAGCGGGGCGGGTTATTTACGCTGAGCGCCCGCGGAAGGCGCGAGCCAGCTCATTCGCTCCAGTACGTCTCCGTCAGCACGCTGAAGCCGGAGACGGTATCGACGAAGAACGCGACGTTGTGCCCGCTCCAGGGATCATCCGCGTAGCTGAGATAGCAGCCCTTGAAGGAGCGCCCTGTGATCCGCGCGTCGAGGTTCGCGAGCCCTTGCTCGACGACGCTCGAAGGAATCTGATTCGATCGATTCGCATAATCGACCGTGCTCTCGACCTCCGCGCGCACCTCTGCCGCGTCGGCAAGGTTGGATCGGACGCTCGTGCCATAGGGGATGGAGCCGGGATCGATCCCGAAGCACTCCAACCCAGAATGATAGTAATGTGACTCCGACGTGATCTCGTACCTGTCGAAGTGGCGGGCCATGGTCGCGCCGAAATCAGGCTGCGGCAGCGCGTTCACCGCCGCGATCAGGTCCTCGAGGGGATCACTCAACGTTGCGGCGTTCCGGATGTTCCGCAGGCTCACCGAGCTGATCCCCGACGTGGCGGCGATGCTCTCGACCGTGGTGAAGGGCCGCAGGTTGAGGAGGTTGGTCGCGCCATTCCACGCGTACGGGAGGATGTCGTGCAGCTCCGTGGAGCTGACGCTATTCACCAGCGAGACCATCCTGGCCGCGTCGTCGGCGGAGACAGCCAGCTCGTCGAGGATGCCGACGCAGCTCGAGCCGATATACCCCTCGGTCCGCGCCCCGCCTTCAATCTGCTCGAGGCGAGCAGGCCCGACGAGCGGAACGGAGGAGACGTCCGCGAGCGTCGCGAAGGGCGAAACCGCGCGATACCCCACGAGGTTCGATGCAACGTCGCTCGGCAGATAAGCGTCCAGCGTCTGGAACGATGCCGCGTTGACGAAGTCAATGATCCCCTGGCATTCCGGCGCCACATCGACGTCGGTCTCGGTGAGCGGCGCTTGCTGTGTCCCGAGCAGCTCCGAAGGCTCCTGGGGACCGACACCACCACAACCAACAATGACCAAGCTCATGGCAAGAAAGGGCAGAGCGAGACAGCGCATTGAGACACCTCGTGGCAAGCAGGTTGAGGCGCCGAAGATAGCAGCGAATGCTCTGTCGGCAAATCGATATAATTTTCTTCGCATACGTTCAGGTAGCCGAGCGCGCAGCGCTGGGCGGGCGTGAGGACGATATCGCGATGACCTCGAAGTGAGGGGCGGGCGGGACCGGCGCGCGCAGCGAAAGCGACGAGCCTGCCAGCGGGAGCGGGAGCGGGGGTGGGAGCGGGGGCGGGGGCGGGAGCGGGAGCGGGAGCGCAAACGCAAGCGCAAGCGCAAGCGCAAGCGCAAACGCAAACGCAAGCGCGAACGCGAACGCGAGCGTCACGCGAGCGTCACGCGAACGTCACGCAAGCGTCTTCAGTTGCTTCCGGGCAAGGTGCAGGCGGCTGTGGGTCAGACGCCGGCCGGTGTAGCACCGGCTGGCGTCGCTTGTTTGTCCCACGAACCGGGGAAAACTCAACATTAGACGCGTGGATTGGTTCATCGCCGGAGAATCCACGATCCACCGGGAATGGCGCGAGGGCCGTTGGAATGGGGGGCCTTGATGCAACGCTGAGATTCCCTCCCCCGCCCCTCTCCCATCCCGGGAAAGGGGCGAGGGAGGCTTGTTCTTACGAAGCGCGGCGGTAGACGAGGCGGGCCAGGGTGGCGATGACGTGGTTCATGCGGTCCAGCACGCCGGGAGGAGGGGGCTCGATGTAGCGCATGGCCTGGGCGACCTGGACGCAGGCGAGCACCTCTCGCGCCGATCCGAGGGCTGTGGAGTAGCGCTGCCGTTTGTGCCCGGAGAGGCTGCCCATGCCTTCTGCCACATTGAGCGCCACGCTCTGCACGGCCCGCCGCAACTGACGAGCCAGGTCTCTATCCTTCCGGTCAATTCGATCCGCGATCCCTGCCGCATCCCCTGCCATCATCAAAACGACATCATAGATCTCGAGCATAACGAACCCTCCGCCCGACGACCCAATCGCCGGGACCCGTGTCCCGGATCGTCGCGCGGAGGCCTTTTCAAGGCTGCGCAGCACCGCGCGGGGAGCCCCGGGAGGTTTCCCTCCCGGGGCTCCCACAGATCCGGACGTGCGGCGCTACCGCATCCGGCTCTTCGTGATACGGATTTGCTATGCGAAGCGGGAGTTCACCATGATACGAGGCCGCGGGAGCGGATAGCGCTCCAGCAGCTTCTCCATGCGCTCCCAGGTCATGTGCGCCCGGTTCGAGCGGCGGGTGAGCCACTTGCGCCAGACGCGCCGGACCTCTTGCATGAAGCGATCGATGGCCCTGAAGTTTCCGGTGATCCCGTAATACCCGTAATGACCACGAATCTTCTGCGTGAGGATCCGCCACTGCCAGCGGACTGACTGGTGCAGGTTTTCCCGGCACCATTGGGCGACTCTTGCGAGCGCCCGCGTGAAGCCGTTGCTGGCCGTTTTCTGCCCCACCACCCAGTTTCCCCACCGCGACTTCACCCAGTCATGGGTGAAGCCCAGCAGGTCAAATGTGCCAGGTCGCATGACCTTGCTCCCTCCTTCCCGTATGTGTCTCCGAAGGCATTCGTGTATTCGGTCCAGAAACTTGCGACAGCTCTTCGTGCTAGGAATACGCACGACGGCGGCCTTGCCATTGCGGTCGACGCCGCATACGTGCTTGAAGCCGAGGAACTCGAAGGTCTCCGGCTTCTTGCCGTATTCGGCCATCTGTCCGCGTGCAAACCGCCCAAAGAGCAGCATCCGGGTCTTCTCACGGGCCAGCTCCAGCCCGAATTTCCCCATCCTCTTCGTCAGGATGCGGTCGAGGCGTTCGGCGTCTCGCTTGTATTGGAAGCATACGACGAAATCGTCGGCGAACCTCGTCAGGTACGCCTCCGCTGAGGATCCGCGCCACGGCGCGCTGAACGAGGCGGTCTTCAACCGTCGGGATCCCGAGCGGTCGCGTCTTGCCGTCGCCCTTGGGGATCTCCACCCGTCGCACGGGAGGCGGCCGATATTGGCCCGCCCGTAGCCGCGCGTGGAGCCCATCGATCCTCGCTTCCAGATCGCGTTCAAACTCCTGCATCGTCTCGCCATCCACCCCGCCCGCGCCACGTCGATTCATTTGCTTCCACGTCTCGAGCAGAAACTCGGGCGTGAGCAGATGCGCCAGTGACGTGAAGCGGACCTTCCGATCGGCCTTTGCCTTCTCCGCGATGCGCGACAGTCCTGTTGTCATCCGATTCCTGCCTCTGCGTGCAGCGGATGTCTCCCCGCCGTGCGTGTTGCTCTGCGGCGCGCCTTCCCCCTGTACGCGGCTTTCCCGCGCTCCGAGTACTACGCACGCCTCCGACTCCTGCGCGAGCGTCCGTCTTCGTCAGGTATACGCCGTTCCTCCGACGTACTCCGTGGATTGGCACGTCCACGAAGACTCACGCAGGCCTCCCAGGTTCCTTGGCGCCTCCTTTTCGACGCGTGCCGTGCTCTCAGACCCCGCCGGGGTCTCCGGTCGCCCTCGCCTTGTCGGTCGACCTACCATGGCCTTCCAGGTTTTCGACCCTGTCGGCCCCCGGACCATTGTCACGAGGCTCAATCGCTTCACTTACGTTACGGCCCGCGTCTCGCTCTGCCTACGCTTCGCTCATGTCGTCACCTCCACGAGCGCAAGGCTCGATTCCCGGTGGGGCGGCTCTTCCCCTTGCCGGAGCGGGAGTTTCACCCGCTGGAAGCGCCAGGCTTGGCCTGGCGCACCGAAGAACTTCTCGATGTCGGCTTCCAACACCCATCCCACCTTCATCGTTATCGCTGCGTTCTGCAATGCATCGAGCGCTTGATGCGCCGAGCGCCTGGGCCGGAAGCCGTAGGAGCAGTCATAGAAGTCCTGCTCGTAGACGGCCTCCAGGATCATCGCTACGGCGCGTTGCAGGACCTTGTCCTCGAAGGTTGGGATACCGATGGGGCGTGTTTCCCCTTCGGTACCCTTCGGGATGTGTACCCGCCGCACCGGTGGTGCCCGGTAGGCGCCGGACTTCGCGCGTTCGAGGAGCGTTCGGAGGTTCTCCTCCAGATTGACCGCATATTCGTCCGCG
Protein-coding sequences here:
- a CDS encoding reverse transcriptase domain-containing protein; its protein translation is MTETQGSSTISTKLERIAMLAKRSPKISFTSLAHYIDIDWLREAYRRTRKDGATGIDGQTADEYAVNLEENLRTLLERAKSGAYRAPPVRRVHIPKGTEGETRPIGIPTFEDKVLQRAVAMILEAVYEQDFYDCSYGFRPRRSAHQALDALQNAAITMKVGWVLEADIEKFFGAPGQAWRFQRVKLPLRQGEEPPHRESSLALVEVTT
- a CDS encoding reverse transcriptase domain-containing protein; this translates as MKTASFSAPWRGSSAEAYLTRFADDFVVCFQYKRDAERLDRILTKRMGKFGLELAREKTRMLLFGRFARGQMAEYGKKPETFEFLGFKHVCGVDRNGKAAVVRIPSTKSCRKFLDRIHECLRRHIREGGSKVMRPGTFDLLGFTHDWVKSRWGNWVVGQKTASNGFTRALARVAQWCRENLHQSVRWQWRILTQKIRGHYGYYGITGNFRAIDRFMQEVRRVWRKWLTRRSNRAHMTWERMEKLLERYPLPRPRIMVNSRFA
- a CDS encoding four helix bundle protein, which codes for MLEIYDVVLMMAGDAAGIADRIDRKDRDLARQLRRAVQSVALNVAEGMGSLSGHKRQRYSTALGSAREVLACVQVAQAMRYIEPPPPGVLDRMNHVIATLARLVYRRAS